Proteins encoded in a region of the Streptomyces sp. NBC_00513 genome:
- a CDS encoding CU044_2847 family protein — MAPLARIPLDGGGFVLIEAPAAPDGPVKAGRVSDAIRDLPGSLEDALEPVTRAARVALEQLRKAGPDEITVEFGVDLAVEAGAVITKTGAHCHLMVTVRWEQTGSVRRGPDESEG, encoded by the coding sequence GTGGCACCTCTGGCCCGGATTCCTCTGGACGGCGGGGGCTTCGTGCTGATTGAGGCCCCGGCCGCCCCGGACGGACCTGTCAAGGCCGGTCGCGTCAGCGACGCCATTCGCGATCTGCCGGGGAGCCTCGAAGACGCCCTCGAACCGGTCACCCGGGCCGCGCGCGTCGCACTCGAACAACTACGCAAGGCGGGACCCGACGAGATCACCGTCGAGTTCGGAGTCGACCTCGCGGTCGAGGCCGGGGCCGTGATCACCAAGACGGGCGCCCACTGCCACCTGATGGTGACGGTCAGATGGGAGCAGACCGGGTCTGTCCGGCGCGGCCCGGATGAGAGCGAGGGCTGA
- a CDS encoding ATP-binding protein has translation MTESGNPSQPANVNEYNASHIQVLEGREAIRRRPGMYIGSTSERGLHQMVFQVVSYAVDEHLAGHADTIDVTITADGGVRVADNGRGLPVEVEESTGKPAVERELTELSFGPKPHTGYSVSGGINGLGLCVVNALSSRLTVEVHRDGHRWTQAYEKGTPITPLTRNEETGNHGTAITFMPDTGIFETTHYSFATLSQRLQELAFLNDGLAISLTDERPEQPARYHHTDGLRAYVAHLNPYPLSLVHSPAIAFESENQDETISVQVAMQWNTWSPGAFRSFSNSTRTHEGGAHEQGFRTALTDLVNDYARRQQLLSADAENITVKAIHEGLTAVVSVKLAHPVFEGSTRTRLSNPEADLYVQEVVRKHLADWLDDHPDEAVAIIRHILNAST, from the coding sequence ATGACCGAGTCCGGCAACCCCAGTCAGCCCGCGAACGTGAATGAGTACAACGCCAGTCACATCCAGGTTCTCGAGGGCCGCGAGGCGATACGCAGGCGCCCCGGCATGTACATCGGCTCGACCAGCGAGCGCGGCCTGCACCAGATGGTGTTCCAGGTCGTCTCGTACGCCGTCGACGAGCACCTGGCCGGCCACGCCGACACCATCGACGTCACGATCACCGCGGACGGCGGCGTTCGCGTCGCGGACAACGGGCGGGGCCTGCCCGTCGAGGTGGAGGAGTCCACCGGTAAGCCGGCCGTCGAACGCGAACTGACGGAGCTGTCCTTCGGTCCCAAGCCCCATACCGGCTACTCGGTGTCCGGCGGCATCAACGGCCTGGGCCTGTGCGTGGTCAACGCGCTATCGAGCCGGCTCACGGTCGAGGTCCACCGAGACGGCCACCGCTGGACCCAGGCCTACGAGAAAGGCACCCCGATCACTCCCCTGACGAGGAACGAGGAGACGGGCAATCACGGGACCGCGATTACGTTCATGCCCGACACAGGCATCTTCGAGACCACCCACTACTCGTTCGCCACGCTGTCGCAGCGCCTCCAGGAACTGGCCTTCCTCAACGACGGCCTGGCCATCTCGCTCACCGACGAACGGCCGGAGCAACCGGCCCGCTACCACCACACGGACGGCCTACGGGCCTACGTCGCCCACCTCAACCCCTACCCCCTGAGCCTCGTCCACTCCCCCGCCATCGCCTTCGAGTCGGAGAACCAGGACGAAACGATCTCCGTGCAGGTCGCCATGCAGTGGAACACCTGGTCGCCGGGAGCGTTCCGCTCCTTCTCGAACAGCACGCGCACCCATGAGGGCGGCGCACACGAACAGGGCTTCCGCACCGCACTCACGGACCTCGTCAACGATTACGCGCGCCGTCAACAGCTTCTGTCCGCAGACGCCGAGAACATCACCGTCAAGGCCATCCACGAGGGCTTGACCGCAGTCGTCTCCGTAAAACTCGCCCACCCCGTCTTCGAAGGCTCCACCAGAACCAGACTCAGCAATCCCGAAGCGGACCTCTACGTCCAAGAGGTCGTCCGCAAGCACCTCGCCGACTGGCTTGACGACCACCCGGACGAGGCCGTGGCTATCATCCGCCACATCCTCAACGCCTCTACCTGA
- a CDS encoding LamG domain-containing protein has translation MAKPPGLRPAQKQGRRGAPSRLTTLGLAAGVVLTSWLPPAVATASTGSAPTPAAAAPNSDLGQQDTPESLAVAEARKSGKDVPVAAMRREAGDVTARPDGTLVATVYTKPVRALKGGMWQDIDTSLHKTSDGSVAPRMALPDVAFSGGGEQPLIRMNQSGKEVRLNWPDPLPAPVLDGDTAEYRSVLPDVDLRLTATETGFTQFIVVKSAAAAKNPRLDRLRLGLNAPGLTMRQGADGSLKMTDAVGGTVFEAPKPIMFDSSPGLTDGSVVPSGIHHQAGPEPAARSGRSARSALAPAAGAEPQAHTAEVQLSVPTDQKSLLLTPNQSLLDSPNTVFPVLIDPNLQTPRANGWAGISQAWENNAYWKYTGDFGTGRCIAASCASGDVKRVLYSFPVKGWGFVGKRILSAKLNVWETHAFSCTKKPLQMYATARIGTGTTWKNSSGPSFWVQHLQTINAARGYDGCAAGYVEFGGGTSNALRDKVQQAANGDWVDLTLGLKAENEADGYAWKRFNSNAGLQVTYNLPPRQAPMSDLSMSPGSVCSTSALVITKHPQITAKVSDPDGDAIGVQFGAHWDNGDGTGMSGKWYSTGALGTAPPGNTFKASGSAFSVTLPSSVPQNKLINWAVRGWDGTEWGPWSYDGNPTACYFQIDTSAPAGPVTTSPHFPGSTDAQASLPWTDGVGRYGTFIFDTSSTDAVKYQWGLNQLPSAANSLTTTAGAPQQVSLLMEKEGPQFISVRALDSAGNASEPTTYYFNVRRGQAPRAGWSMDGIDGGGVTGSSSDLSATLAAGTAGAPGHIGNGVLLDGTRAPDTTPVQYLTTSASVLETHRSFTVSAWVKVTSLASAHQAIVSQTGKQMSSMELGISEGKWALKTPTLDDSSTSGWRTAYNETAPVLNQWTHLAGTYDAATGLTTVYVNGQAGAPAAATVFNARGPLDIGRMLWRGTYTDPWFGSLDEIRAYDRSLSPSEITALATDQPVTGGFGAKAVWTLDEAGTTMAGRSEVSGLKLTGSTQLVPGVKDKALALGATGYATTARPHVEVDGSFAVSAWVRRPALAAGDTGSKVILSQSGAQNAEFTLSYSGADKKWVFARPQSDSATATVVQAKQAACTAGTTLTGGIPCVGPTAGEWTHLLGVSDTATGKLRLYVNGFLSSETAFAGSGGWSASKAFTVGALEKNGTFSSHFGGDVDDVAVLDRVVTQTEAREMLKQRPQLLGRWKFNTATAGSTPGEPTGTAAAAALSATGAAIVADGGVTALGSLALQEPGYASTTVAPRTNESFALAGWASAGSPMKDMTVMSVAGANESAISVGWHFDKLVDGQATGWWEAKVTGTDGSTASHNAVTHTFDQSLFIGDWNHIAVVYDGFSGQLALYVNGNLENQICADGAGSDCTSHVSFAPVTTPFTASGGLQFGRSRAGSQWVKPLTGEIDDVWVYQGVLSPAQITALADPTTELDTATGV, from the coding sequence GTGGCAAAACCACCGGGCCTTCGGCCTGCTCAAAAACAGGGGCGTCGAGGCGCCCCATCTCGCCTGACTACACTCGGCCTGGCGGCCGGTGTAGTCCTGACCAGTTGGTTGCCGCCCGCCGTCGCAACCGCCTCAACCGGATCGGCGCCCACTCCCGCCGCCGCAGCGCCTAACAGCGACCTCGGACAGCAGGACACCCCGGAATCGCTAGCCGTGGCGGAAGCCAGAAAGTCCGGCAAGGACGTGCCGGTCGCAGCCATGCGCCGGGAGGCCGGTGACGTCACCGCTCGCCCCGACGGCACCCTCGTCGCAACCGTCTACACCAAGCCGGTCCGTGCCCTGAAGGGGGGCATGTGGCAGGACATCGACACCTCGCTGCACAAGACCTCGGATGGCAGCGTCGCTCCTCGTATGGCCCTGCCTGACGTGGCCTTCTCCGGGGGCGGCGAGCAGCCGCTGATCCGAATGAATCAATCCGGCAAGGAGGTTCGGCTGAACTGGCCCGATCCTCTTCCCGCGCCGGTGCTGGACGGGGACACCGCCGAGTACCGCTCGGTCTTGCCCGATGTGGATCTGCGGCTGACCGCCACGGAGACGGGTTTCACTCAGTTCATCGTCGTGAAGTCGGCGGCCGCAGCAAAGAATCCGCGACTCGATCGTCTCCGGTTGGGGCTCAATGCCCCTGGGCTGACCATGCGGCAGGGAGCCGACGGCTCGCTCAAGATGACGGACGCCGTAGGTGGAACGGTTTTCGAGGCCCCCAAGCCGATCATGTTCGACTCCTCACCCGGCCTCACCGACGGTTCCGTGGTGCCTTCCGGCATTCACCACCAGGCGGGTCCTGAGCCTGCGGCCCGGTCCGGTAGGTCTGCCCGGTCCGCTCTCGCGCCTGCGGCCGGAGCAGAGCCCCAGGCCCACACTGCCGAGGTTCAGCTCTCCGTACCGACCGATCAGAAGAGCCTGCTGCTCACTCCCAACCAGAGCTTGCTGGACTCACCCAACACCGTTTTCCCAGTGTTGATCGATCCGAATCTCCAGACCCCACGCGCCAACGGCTGGGCCGGCATCTCGCAGGCTTGGGAGAACAACGCCTACTGGAAGTACACGGGTGACTTCGGCACCGGCCGCTGCATCGCAGCGAGCTGTGCTTCAGGTGACGTCAAGCGCGTCTTGTACTCGTTCCCGGTCAAGGGCTGGGGCTTCGTCGGCAAGCGCATCCTGTCGGCAAAGCTGAACGTTTGGGAAACCCACGCCTTCAGCTGCACCAAGAAGCCGCTCCAGATGTACGCAACTGCGCGCATCGGCACGGGTACCACTTGGAAGAATTCCAGCGGTCCCAGCTTCTGGGTGCAGCACCTGCAGACCATCAACGCCGCTCGCGGCTACGACGGCTGCGCTGCGGGATACGTGGAGTTCGGCGGCGGCACCTCGAATGCGTTGCGGGACAAAGTCCAGCAGGCCGCCAACGGCGACTGGGTGGACCTCACCCTTGGTCTCAAGGCCGAGAACGAGGCGGACGGCTACGCCTGGAAGAGGTTCAACAGCAACGCCGGTCTTCAGGTCACCTATAACCTTCCGCCCCGGCAGGCCCCGATGTCGGACCTGTCGATGTCCCCGGGCTCGGTGTGTTCCACTTCCGCCCTGGTCATCACCAAGCACCCGCAGATCACCGCTAAGGTCTCCGACCCGGACGGCGACGCCATCGGCGTGCAGTTCGGCGCGCACTGGGACAATGGTGACGGCACCGGGATGAGCGGGAAATGGTACTCCACCGGCGCCCTGGGCACCGCTCCGCCAGGGAACACGTTCAAGGCCTCAGGTTCCGCGTTCTCCGTCACGCTGCCCAGCAGCGTTCCGCAGAACAAACTGATCAACTGGGCGGTTCGCGGCTGGGACGGCACCGAATGGGGGCCGTGGAGCTACGACGGCAACCCCACCGCCTGCTACTTCCAGATCGACACCAGCGCACCCGCCGGCCCCGTCACCACCTCGCCGCATTTCCCCGGCTCCACCGATGCGCAGGCCTCACTGCCCTGGACGGACGGCGTCGGCCGCTACGGCACTTTCATCTTCGACACCAGCTCCACCGATGCGGTCAAGTACCAGTGGGGCCTCAACCAGCTGCCTTCCGCGGCGAACTCGTTGACCACAACGGCCGGGGCCCCACAACAGGTCAGCCTCCTGATGGAGAAGGAAGGCCCGCAGTTCATCTCCGTACGGGCCCTGGACTCTGCAGGTAATGCCTCTGAACCGACCACGTACTACTTCAACGTGCGCCGCGGCCAAGCCCCACGCGCGGGCTGGAGCATGGACGGGATCGATGGCGGAGGTGTCACCGGCAGCTCTTCCGACTTGTCCGCGACCCTGGCAGCCGGTACGGCCGGGGCACCCGGGCACATCGGGAACGGCGTCCTCCTCGACGGGACGCGGGCGCCGGACACCACCCCCGTGCAATACCTCACCACCAGCGCGTCCGTCCTGGAGACCCATCGCAGCTTCACCGTGTCCGCCTGGGTGAAGGTCACTTCCCTGGCCAGCGCACACCAGGCCATCGTCAGCCAGACCGGCAAGCAGATGAGCTCCATGGAGCTGGGCATCAGCGAGGGCAAGTGGGCTCTCAAGACGCCGACCCTCGACGACTCCTCCACCAGCGGCTGGCGTACCGCGTACAACGAGACCGCTCCGGTCCTCAACCAGTGGACGCATCTGGCCGGAACCTACGACGCCGCCACCGGACTGACCACGGTGTACGTCAACGGGCAGGCCGGCGCCCCCGCGGCCGCCACCGTCTTCAACGCCCGCGGTCCCCTGGACATCGGGCGGATGCTCTGGCGCGGCACCTACACCGACCCCTGGTTCGGCTCCCTCGACGAGATTCGAGCCTACGACCGCTCGCTCTCGCCCTCCGAGATCACCGCGCTGGCCACCGACCAGCCAGTCACCGGCGGTTTCGGCGCCAAGGCCGTCTGGACTCTGGACGAAGCGGGCACGACCATGGCCGGCCGGTCCGAGGTCTCAGGCCTCAAGCTCACCGGCAGTACGCAGCTCGTTCCCGGTGTAAAGGACAAGGCCCTCGCCTTGGGCGCCACCGGCTACGCCACCACCGCTCGCCCACACGTCGAGGTGGACGGCAGCTTCGCCGTTTCGGCGTGGGTGCGCCGTCCCGCCCTGGCAGCCGGGGACACCGGCTCTAAGGTCATCCTCAGCCAGTCCGGCGCCCAGAACGCGGAGTTCACTCTCTCCTACTCCGGCGCCGACAAGAAGTGGGTGTTCGCCCGGCCCCAGTCGGACTCCGCGACGGCCACCGTCGTGCAGGCCAAACAGGCCGCTTGCACCGCGGGAACGACCCTTACCGGCGGCATTCCCTGTGTCGGCCCGACGGCCGGCGAGTGGACCCACCTGCTGGGCGTGAGCGACACCGCCACCGGCAAGCTCCGGCTCTACGTCAACGGATTCCTGTCGTCGGAAACCGCGTTCGCGGGCAGCGGCGGCTGGAGCGCGTCGAAGGCCTTCACGGTCGGCGCCCTTGAAAAGAACGGCACCTTCAGCAGCCACTTCGGCGGTGACGTCGACGACGTCGCCGTCCTCGACCGGGTGGTGACCCAGACCGAGGCACGCGAGATGCTCAAGCAGCGTCCGCAGCTCCTGGGACGCTGGAAGTTCAACACCGCCACCGCCGGCAGCACTCCCGGCGAGCCCACCGGGACGGCGGCAGCCGCCGCACTGTCCGCCACCGGCGCCGCCATCGTGGCCGATGGCGGGGTGACCGCGCTCGGCAGCCTGGCTCTCCAGGAACCCGGCTACGCCTCCACAACCGTCGCTCCTCGTACCAACGAGAGCTTCGCTCTCGCCGGGTGGGCCTCGGCCGGCTCGCCCATGAAGGACATGACGGTCATGTCTGTGGCGGGTGCCAACGAATCTGCGATCAGCGTCGGCTGGCACTTCGACAAACTGGTCGACGGGCAGGCCACCGGATGGTGGGAAGCCAAGGTCACCGGTACCGACGGGAGTACCGCCAGCCACAACGCGGTGACGCACACCTTCGACCAGTCCCTGTTCATCGGCGACTGGAACCACATCGCGGTCGTCTACGACGGCTTCTCCGGACAGCTGGCGCTCTACGTCAACGGCAACCTGGAGAACCAGATCTGCGCCGACGGGGCCGGATCCGACTGCACCAGCCACGTCTCTTTCGCTCCTGTGACCACACCGTTCACCGCAAGCGGCGGTCTCCAATTCGGCCGTAGCCGAGCCGGCTCCCAGTGGGTCAAGCCGCTGACCGGCGAGATCGACGACGTCTGGGTCTATCAGGGGGTCCTCAGTCCGGCGCAGATCACCGCGCTGGCCGACCCCACCACAGAGCTCGACACGGCCACCGGGGTCTGA